From the genome of Pseudobacteriovorax antillogorgiicola, one region includes:
- a CDS encoding phage terminase large subunit family protein — translation MLDLNFKFKSDEYGSILPDIAYALRPNPDITIAEHAEKNLYLIPGKNPFPGLVDFDRTPYLYEILSALMPDNGIEKVVLMKGWQTGGTLAGLAWMLWVMDAAPAPMLIVQPNDELRNKFSKQRISPIVSNCKSLQGKIEELERYSSKKEAKDTLITKQFPGGFLNLGTAKSEVSLRSDTVQFVMFDEVSAYDDDCQGHGDPCGIALGRTSHYDGRKKIFYISTPTIHGSCRIEEEYNFSDKRKYFIKCLSCGEPQIFEWKRFFFGEERVHYRCIKCEYKHYEEDKPELLKRGNASWQATANPVNPKSVGFHLPALYAPLGAWSWESSVEQFKKGKTNPQELKVFVNNVLGETWEDRNIKTIDPEDIMTLAEDYSFGPDDPLPQGIGAITAGVDTHPSHVDIVVRGWGRDLENWILDHVVIEGDSNKDEIWSQVYRVLSQTYTHHTGVKLRIAVTCVDTGGHNTEAVYNFCRGRLPEFILAIKGSRNPSAPVIGNSTKVKERTVDLFPVGKLATHGRLYSSINQSIDKAKEIKEALKNGNQLISYSGPQVMHFHKGLRESFYRQLTAPKAKWVRQEGQMIRTYVTTDHVADHAHDAMRYADAAFCFWAQDINSVCDDLDGRAQS, via the coding sequence GTGCTTGATCTCAACTTCAAATTTAAGAGCGACGAATACGGTTCAATCCTACCTGATATCGCTTATGCCCTAAGACCCAATCCCGACATCACCATTGCCGAGCATGCTGAGAAGAACTTATACTTGATCCCTGGCAAGAACCCCTTTCCAGGTCTTGTGGACTTTGACCGAACTCCATATCTGTACGAGATCCTTTCAGCTCTGATGCCTGATAACGGCATTGAAAAAGTTGTTCTCATGAAGGGCTGGCAAACTGGTGGTACCTTAGCAGGTTTGGCCTGGATGCTGTGGGTTATGGATGCCGCTCCTGCGCCGATGCTAATCGTCCAGCCTAATGATGAACTTCGAAACAAGTTCTCAAAGCAAAGAATCAGCCCGATTGTGAGCAACTGCAAATCACTGCAGGGAAAGATCGAAGAGCTTGAACGTTACTCAAGTAAGAAAGAGGCCAAGGACACCCTGATTACCAAGCAGTTTCCAGGTGGATTTTTAAACCTAGGGACTGCGAAATCGGAGGTTTCTCTCCGATCTGATACGGTTCAGTTTGTGATGTTTGACGAGGTGTCGGCCTACGATGATGATTGCCAGGGACATGGCGATCCGTGTGGCATCGCCCTTGGCCGCACCTCTCATTATGATGGTCGAAAAAAGATCTTCTACATCTCAACTCCCACCATTCATGGCTCTTGCCGGATTGAAGAGGAGTATAACTTTTCAGACAAGCGCAAATACTTCATTAAATGCCTTAGCTGTGGGGAACCTCAGATTTTTGAATGGAAAAGGTTCTTCTTTGGCGAAGAAAGAGTCCACTATCGCTGCATAAAGTGTGAATACAAGCATTATGAGGAAGATAAGCCCGAACTACTAAAGCGGGGAAACGCCTCATGGCAGGCGACCGCTAACCCTGTAAACCCCAAGTCTGTGGGCTTTCATCTGCCTGCCCTCTATGCCCCCCTCGGAGCATGGTCTTGGGAGAGTTCTGTTGAGCAGTTCAAAAAGGGAAAAACCAACCCCCAAGAGCTGAAGGTCTTCGTCAATAACGTCCTAGGCGAAACCTGGGAAGATCGAAACATCAAAACCATCGATCCAGAAGACATCATGACCCTTGCCGAAGACTATAGCTTTGGTCCAGATGATCCACTGCCCCAAGGCATTGGAGCCATCACAGCAGGTGTTGATACCCATCCGAGTCACGTAGATATCGTGGTCCGCGGTTGGGGGCGGGATCTTGAAAACTGGATCTTAGACCATGTGGTCATCGAGGGCGATTCCAATAAGGATGAGATCTGGAGTCAGGTCTACCGCGTCCTTAGCCAGACCTATACCCACCACACCGGAGTCAAACTTAGGATCGCTGTAACCTGTGTCGATACGGGCGGCCACAACACCGAGGCCGTCTATAACTTCTGCCGGGGACGGCTTCCGGAGTTTATCTTGGCCATCAAGGGATCGAGAAACCCTTCAGCCCCCGTCATTGGCAACTCGACCAAGGTCAAGGAGCGGACGGTTGATCTTTTTCCTGTGGGAAAACTGGCAACCCATGGTCGTCTTTACTCCTCGATCAACCAGTCCATCGATAAAGCCAAAGAGATCAAGGAGGCCTTAAAAAATGGCAATCAGCTTATTTCCTATTCCGGGCCACAGGTTATGCACTTTCATAAGGGGCTTCGCGAGAGCTTTTATCGCCAGCTCACAGCCCCAAAGGCCAAGTGGGTAAGACAGGAGGGACAGATGATAAGAACCTATGTCACAACCGATCATGTGGCTGACCATGCCCACGATGCCATGCGCTATGCAGATGCGGCGTTTTGTTTCTGGGCTCAGGATATCAATTCCGTCTGCGATGATCTCGATGGGAGGGCCCAATCATGA
- a CDS encoding phage portal protein — protein MNYEESPSGLLLPQSMSHSYKTANPFNRIVENWMPASGDTDEALLPSLEVLRDQSRDLDRNESIARGAIENITSNVVGEGLWPQAKLNHEILEISEKEARGFEARAENLFRLHAESTALDFTGRSTFPELLDQVLRSQFVDGDILGVRRVKEVRKHGLLATAVQLIPGARLTDPLDYQGRQDLREGVELDLNGEPIAYHILNRGKYLGDRYAELKTMRVPRYSKSDDIQVLHVFHRRMSDQTRGEPLLAPALEKFKQLSRYAEAEIAAAVINAFYTTFITTEGVSVLDQRSYANEYSAKAPKQERSRAKLGPMTMLNLLPGEKVESPTPGRPSPQFEAFFQSVLKQIGPSIGLPYEVLLQHFSASYSAARASLLQAWRFFKIRRKWLEIQFCQPVYEWVIEEAILKGLLDAPGFEDPLKRATYLKATWIGQEMPSIDRLKDAKADEVELANGTTTRREIVESKGKDYDKIGIETAKDSAHSERLD, from the coding sequence GTGAACTACGAAGAAAGCCCATCAGGGCTGCTGCTGCCTCAATCCATGAGTCATAGCTATAAGACTGCCAATCCCTTCAATCGGATCGTAGAGAACTGGATGCCAGCCTCAGGGGATACCGACGAGGCTCTTCTTCCATCTCTTGAAGTGCTCCGGGATCAGTCCCGCGATCTTGACCGCAATGAATCCATTGCTCGGGGCGCCATCGAAAACATCACCAGCAACGTCGTGGGTGAGGGGCTTTGGCCTCAGGCAAAGCTAAATCATGAGATCCTTGAAATCTCTGAAAAGGAGGCTCGGGGATTTGAGGCGCGGGCTGAGAACCTCTTTAGGCTCCACGCAGAATCCACAGCCCTTGACTTTACAGGTAGGTCCACATTCCCCGAGCTCCTGGATCAGGTGCTTAGAAGTCAGTTCGTTGATGGCGACATTCTTGGGGTTCGTAGGGTCAAGGAGGTGCGAAAGCATGGCCTTCTCGCAACTGCCGTCCAGCTCATCCCGGGTGCTAGGCTTACTGATCCGCTCGACTATCAGGGGCGGCAGGATCTAAGGGAAGGCGTTGAGCTTGACCTTAATGGCGAGCCCATTGCCTATCACATCTTAAATCGCGGCAAATACCTTGGCGATCGCTATGCAGAGCTCAAGACTATGAGAGTTCCCCGCTACTCGAAAAGTGATGATATCCAGGTGCTTCACGTTTTCCATAGAAGAATGTCAGATCAAACCCGCGGCGAACCACTCCTTGCCCCAGCCCTTGAAAAGTTTAAGCAGCTCAGCCGCTACGCTGAGGCAGAGATTGCTGCCGCCGTGATCAATGCCTTCTATACGACATTTATCACGACCGAGGGCGTGAGCGTCCTCGACCAAAGAAGCTATGCCAATGAATACAGCGCCAAGGCTCCAAAGCAAGAAAGGTCAAGGGCTAAGCTTGGTCCCATGACCATGCTGAATCTTCTTCCTGGAGAAAAGGTCGAGTCACCGACGCCAGGCAGGCCTTCGCCCCAGTTCGAGGCCTTCTTTCAGTCAGTACTAAAGCAGATCGGGCCATCGATCGGTCTACCGTATGAAGTGTTGCTTCAGCATTTTTCAGCCTCCTACTCGGCAGCCCGAGCTTCACTGCTTCAGGCCTGGCGATTCTTTAAAATCCGCCGAAAGTGGCTTGAAATCCAGTTCTGTCAGCCTGTCTATGAGTGGGTGATTGAAGAGGCGATCCTTAAGGGGTTGCTTGATGCTCCGGGGTTTGAGGATCCACTTAAGAGAGCTACCTACCTAAAAGCTACGTGGATCGGACAGGAGATGCCGAGCATTGATCGCCTTAAGGATGCCAAGGCTGATGAGGTGGAGCTCGCGAATGGGACGACGACTCGTCGGGAGATTGTTGAGAGTAAGGGGAAGGATTATGATAAAATCGGTATTGAGACAGCAAAAGATTCAGCTCACTCAGAAAGGTTAGACTGA